From the genome of Primulina eburnea isolate SZY01 chromosome 12, ASM2296580v1, whole genome shotgun sequence, one region includes:
- the LOC140807749 gene encoding ABC transporter G family member 21, translated as MIPPEQESGTINGITNRADYVSVQVEALSSTRNVVSSCSDRKTIEKDRATQIQLGVLGESLRPISLKFEDVSYTIKTGNNSRSFCFSSQPKITRNIVNNVTGIVRPGELMAMLGPSGSGKTTLLSALAGRLPGKISGKITYNGQAFSSTMKRKTGFVTQDDVLYPHLTVLETLTYAALLKLPKNLTKQEKMEQAELIIMELGLTRCRNTIIGGILFRGISGGERKRVSIGQEMLVNPSLLLVDEPTSGLDSTTAQRIVATLRWLARGGRTVVTTIHQPSSRLYRMFDKVVVLSEGCPIYSGYAGSVMDYFGSIGYTPGFDLMNPADFLLDLANGVTPSDSKNDVQNNIHGRLDYNHDYDSTKQFLIHSYKKNLYPVLKEEIHRGMHDRSQLTESSVPSRTDSDKQWTNSWWLQFKVLLSRGLKERKHESYSGLRIFQVMSVSILCGLLWWHSDPNHIQDQVGLLFFFSIFWGFFPLFNAIFVFPQERPMLTRERSSKMYRLSSYFFARTIGDLPMELVLPTIFVTISYWMGGLKPNLVTFLLTLSIILLNVLVAQGLGLALGAVLMDVKQGTTLSSVLMLVFLLASGYYIQHIPTFIDWLKYISFSHYCYKLLVGVQYEEDEVYECGVNLGYCRVIDNPAIKNLGIDNLGSDVGVLVVMLVGYRVLAYVALRLRQP; from the exons ATGATCCCTCCAGAGCAAGAATCTGGTACTATTAATGGAATTACCAATCGGGCCGATTATGTTAGCGTTCAAGTTGAAGCGCTGAGTTCAACAAGAAACGTCGTGAGCTCGTGCTCGGATCGTAAAACGATAGAGAAAGATCGAGCTACTCAAATTCAACTCGGGGTTTTAGGCGAATCCTTACGACCCATCTCTCTTAAG TTTGAAGATGTGTCCTACACAATCAAGACCGGAAACAATAGTAGAAGCTTTTGTTTCTCCTCTCAACCAAAGATAACACGCAACATAGTTAACAATGTTACCGGAATTGTCCGCCCCGGAGAGCTAATGGCAATGCTCGGCCCGTCCGGGAGCGGAAAAACAACTCTTCTGTCAGCCCTTGCGGGCAGACTCCCTGGAAAAATCTCCGGCAAGATCACGTATAACGGGCAGGCATTTTCAAGCACGATGAAACGAAAAACAGGCTTCGTCACACAAGACGACGTGCTATATCCGCACCTCACGGTTCTCGAAACCCTAACCTACGCGGCCCTGTTAAAGTTACCGAAAAACCTCACTAAACAGGAAAAAATGGAGCAAGCTGAGCTGATTATCATGGAGTTGGGATTGACAAGGTGCAGAAACACTATAATTGGTGGGATTTTGTTTAGGGGTATATCAGGAGGTGAAAGAAAAAGGGTGAGTATTGGTCAAGAAATGCTGGTGAACCCTAGTCTTTTGTTAGTGGACGAGCCCACTTCAGGGCTGGATTCGACTACCGCGCAGAGGATAGTGGCCACTCTCCGGTGGTTGGCACGTGGTGGCAGGACGGTGGTAACTACCATACATCAGCCGTCGAGTAGGCTCTACAGGATGTTCGATAAGGTGGTGGTGTTATCGGAGGGTTGCCCTATTTATAGCGGGTATGCCGGAAGTGTGATGGATTACTTCGGTTCGATCGGTTACACCCCCGGGTTTGATTTAATGAATCCTGCTGATTTTCTTCTGGATCTAGCTAATG GGGTGACACCTTCTGATTCAAAAAATGATGTTCAAAACAACATTCATGGAAGACTAGACTATAATCATGATTACGACTCCACAAAGCAATTTCTAATACACTCGTATAAAAAGAATCTGTACCCTGTTTTGAAGGAAGAAATTCATCGTGGCATGCACGATCGATCGCAGTTAACTGAATCCTCAGTACCATCAAGAACAG ATTCAGACAAGCAGTGGACTAACAGTTGGTGGCTGCAATTCAAGGTTTTGCTTAGCAGAGGACTAAAAGAAAGAAAACACGAATCTTACTCCGGTTTAAGGATATTTCAAGTCATGTCTGTTTCGATTCTTTGTGGACTTTTATGGTGGCATTCTGATCCTAATCACATTCAAGATCAG GTGGGACTCCTCTTTTTCTTCTCAATCTTCTGGGGATTCTTCCCTCTATTCAATGCCATATTCGTCTTCCCACAAGAAAGACCGATGCTAACAAGAGAACGCTCCTCGAAAATGTATCGTCTGTCATCCTACTTCTTTGCAAGAACGATAGGCGACTTGCCAATGGAACTCGTTCTTCCAACAATATTTGTTACTATCTCATATTGGATGGGTGGCCTAAAGCCAAACCTAGTAACCTTCCTACTAACCCTATCAATCATCCTACTCAATGTTCTCGTAGCACAAGGACTCGGGCTAGCTCTCGGTGCTGTCCTAATGGACGTAAAGCAAGGAACGACGCTATCTTCGGTGCTAATGCTCGTGTTTTTGCTGGCAAGTGGGTATTACATACAGCACATTCCGACTTTTATCGACTGGTTGAAGTACATTTCGTTTAGTCATTACTGCTACAAGCTTCTTGTTGGAGTGCAGTATGAGGAGGATGAAGTTTATGAGTGTGGGGTGAATTTAGGATATTGCAGGGTGATTGATAATCCAGCAATAAAGAATCTTGGGATTGATAATCTGGGTTCGGATGTGGGTGTTTTGGTGGTGATGTTGGTGGGATATAGGGTTTTGGCTTATGTAGCTTTGAGGTTGAGGCAACCTTAA